The Methanolobus sp. WCC4 genome includes the window ATTCCAGGTCAAGCATCTTATGAAAAGTCCCTTTGCGCAACCTTGACCATGCTTTGAAGATATCATCCTCAGAAGATGTATCATGTTCTTCGATAAGCAGGATGGCAGTGCTGTATTCTTTGAGCATCTTCCTGAACTCATCAACGGATATTATATGTGGCGGACAGCTCAGCCTTTTGCCATAACCTCTGCACCCATAGGCACATTTGAGCCTGGTCCTGTTCTCCACATCGATCTCAGAAGCATCCAGCAAGTAAGCTGAGAGTCCCAGTTCTTCTGCCTTGTTCATTACTGATCGGATATCTTGTGCCATTGGATGTTAATTTATTGAACATGATCATTTAAAAAAGAATCGAGTTCCTTACAAAAAAGATATTTCCTGATATCAGTTATCCCAATATCAGTTATCTCAATACATTAGAGAATAGATATTTTCATAGAATAGGTGAGCAGTCCATATCATGAATTTCTATAGGGGCAGGCGCTTCACCCTTCTGTACTTCTGCACAAGTTCATGGATCGATCTTTTGTAGAATGACTCTCCATCTATCTGTTTTGTGATCTTCCATTCTATATCTTCTTCGATCTCGTTCCTGTTCATTTCTCCCAGCTTGACAGGTGTCATGTCGGCCCAGGGGATGTATTCCCATTTCCAGAGCTCATGGTTCGTATCAGACTCGGCCATTGCATGGTTGGATGTGTTTATGAAGATCACAGGATGTTTCCTGTTCTTGAAATAGTATTTGATCTTATGCTCAGGGATATTTTCTCCCGAATCTCCATGTATCGAATCATATTCCAGGTCATATTTTCCACTGTAGATGTTGTGGAACACGAATGTATCGTTCTTTTCGTCCTGTTTGAGCCTTATCCTGAATGTCTCGATGTCTGCTGTCCTTCCATACCGATAGTAACGATACAGCTCATAGATATTGTTGAGATACAGGTTCTTTCTGAGCTGTTCATTATTGAAGATAAGGGAGACTTCAATTTCCTTGTAGCCTTTTGCGGTCTTACTTTCAGAACAGTGGATCTCACGAAGGAAATTCTTCATACAATCCACTGCGGGCTGGTAGATGATCGGAATGATCCGGTCATCCTGCCCAGTGTCTTTAATATCTGTTGCTTCAAAGTGGTTATCACTTTTTGTTGGGATATCTATCTCTGTGCAAAGGGAATTGTACAATCTGTACACATTAGATGATCCAATATCCTGTCCATCCTTTGCCCATTCCCATATCCAGCAATTGTCATTGAACTGGAAGACCCATCTCTTTTTCGGACCCTCAATGACATTACGACCTTTCTCGTTCTCCCTTGCCGTATAGATATCGGTCTTTGGTTTGTAGACCCTTTTCAGATCAAACCCTATCATTCTTCTGACACTTACGAACTTGTGCATGAATTCGCTGTCAATTTCCTCTTCTCTTCTGACCACGACTTTCAATTCATCATCAGATGCCCTTGCAAAACTTATATTGCAGTTCTTGTAGTCCCAGACATCAACCTGTCCGGTCCAGAAGAATTTTTTAGTCCTGCGGGCCCATTTACCTTCCGTGTCCCATCTTTTTTCCATGTAGGAGAACCAGACACCTTCTGCGCCTATGAGTTCAGGTGTTGTTTCTGATATGATTACATCTTTGTTGTTTGATATATTTTCAGAAACCATATTTACATCTTCATGCATTTTACCTTCCATTGCTCCTTCCTCTCATTATTTGTCAGTTGTTGAATTATCTCCCTAAAAGGAAAATGGGACTATTATCAATTTAACAGAACGATGATAGTTTCCTGTCAGCAGTTTCCATCTATCGATTCAGGTCTTTGATTTTTCGATGTATTTGATAAGATCATGCAGTGGTTTTGTTCCCCCTCCGATGGTGAGTCCTGTTACTATTGTATCGATCGTAGGATTGGCCGATACTTCAAGCAGATCCAGGAATCTGATATTCAGTAGAAAAGCTATAATGATTCCCACAGTGGATGCAATAATTAAAGTTCTAAACACTATCTTGCTCTCAAATTTTGTCTTATCTTTCAGAAGTTTCTCTATATCATTATATAGGTCGTCCTTTTTTTTGTTATCATGAGTTTTTTCTATCTCTTTTTTTAAATTATCGATCCTTATATCAGCTGTCTTTGTTGCTGCTTTTGCATCATCATGTCCCGGGCATATCTTGCTTATCAGGGACTCGGTGATTCGCTCTACAGCCTGAGCAGCAACATAGAACACAGCAAAGGCAGTTACAACGGACAAAACTCTTCCTCCTGTTGTT containing:
- a CDS encoding DUF2284 domain-containing protein, whose amino-acid sequence is MAQDIRSVMNKAEELGLSAYLLDASEIDVENRTRLKCAYGCRGYGKRLSCPPHIISVDEFRKMLKEYSTAILLIEEHDTSSEDDIFKAWSRLRKGTFHKMLDLEYFAFRRGFNFAQLLRPGACNECETCGEECNRPDLRRLPPEAVGINLSKLMEKKGLEIGYCNFDKVKCVGILLLE